One region of Trichoderma breve strain T069 chromosome 7 map unlocalized scaffold00007, whole genome shotgun sequence genomic DNA includes:
- a CDS encoding peptidase m16 inactive domain-containing protein — MLRQFASRVQPRVRAQGSRLLSAQSKFGAIKAQMPRRTMATVKVEGIPKEPTELDEITTLPNGLRVASEALPGSFSGVGIYVEAGSRFENDSLRGVSHIMDRLAFKSTSRHSADEMLARVETLGGNIQCASSRESMMYQAATFNSAVPETVALLAETIRDPQITDEEVAEQIETARYEIAEIWSKPELILPELVHTAAFKDNTLGNPLLCPEERLGSIDRSTVKMYRDLFYRPERMVLAFAGVEHGTAVKLAEEFFGDMKTLPRTGSETSVSSLASDASASSSASSSSSSSSSSSSRLMSKIPLFKNISTSTTRNATVLSSPSELDITQPSRYTGGFLSLPPQPPSLTGTNFTHIHLAFEGLPVASDDIYALATLQTLLGGGGSFSAGGPGKGMYSRLYTNVLNQHGWVESCVAFNHSYTDSGLFGISASCLPGHTSAMLDVMCQELRALTLERGISKLQEGEVTRAKNQLRSSLLMNLESRMVELEDLGRSVQVHKRKIPVREMCRRIEALSVRDLQRVASMVMGGAVKNAGGGSGAPTVVVQEAQAYGVTSHTMTWDQIQDRIDGWKLGRRA, encoded by the exons ATGTTGCGACAATTTGCTTCTCGGGTGCAGCCTCGGGTGAGGGCCCAGGGCTCGAGGCTGCTGAGTGCGCAGAGCAAGTTTGGTGCGATCAAGGCGCAGATGCCGAGACGGACTATGGCGACGGTCAAGGTGGAGGGGATCCCAAAG GAACCTACTGAATTGGACGAAATTACGACACTGCCGAATGGTTTGCGAGTCGCTTCCGAAGCCCTCCCCGGTTCCTTTTCCGGCGTGGGCATCTACGTCGAGGCAGGGTCTCGGTTCGAGAACGATTCGCTGCGAGGCGTTTCCCACATCATGGACCGACTGGCGTTCAAGTCGACCTCGAGACACTCCGCGGACGAAATGCTCGCAAGGGTCGAGACGCTCGGGGGGAACATCCAGTGCGCATCTTCGCGGGAGAGCATGATGTACCAGGCGGCCACGTTTAACAGCGCCGTGCCGGAGACGGTGGCGCTGCTGGCGGAGACGATTCGCGACCCGCAGATTACGGATGAGGAGGTTGCTGAGCAGATTGAGACGGCAAGATATGAGATTGCGGAGATTTGGAGCAAGCCTGAGCTGATATTGCCGGAGCTGGTGCATACGGCGGCGTTTAAGGACAATACCCTCGGAAACCCGCTGTTGTGTCCCGAGGAGCGATTGGGGAGCATTGATAGGAGCACGGTGAAGATGTATAGGGATCTGTTTTACCGGCCGGAGAGGATGGTTCTGGCTTTTGCGGGTGTGGAACACGGGACAGCGGTTAAGCTGGCTGAGGAGTTCTTTGGGGACATGAAGACGCTTCCGCGGACCGGCTCAGAAACCAGCGTGAGCTCTCTCGCCAGCGACGCATCTGCTTCCTCCTCagcgtcatcatcatcttcttcttcaagctcctcctcttcacgATTAATGTCCAAAATCCCCCTCTTCAAGAACATCTCCACATCTACCACCCGCAATGCCACTGTCCTCTCATCTCCTTCTGAACTCGACATCACTCAGCCTTCTCGATATACTGGCGGattcctttctcttcctccccaGCCGCCGTCTCTTACTGGCACCAACTTTACACACATTCACCTTGCTTTTGAGGGACTGCCCGTTGCTTCAGACGACATTTATGCGCTGGCAACATTACAGACCCTTCTcggtggaggaggatctTTCTCTGCTGGTGGACCTGGCAAGGGCATGTACTCTCGCCTGTACACCAATGTGCTCAACCAGCACGGTTGGGTCGAATCATGCGTTGCCTTTAACCACTCTTACACCGACTCTGGTCTCTTTGGTATCTCGGCGTCTTGCTTGCCGGGCCACACCTCTGCCATGCTGGACGTGATGTGCCAGGAACTCCGAGCGCTGACTCTTGAACGGGGCATCTCGAAGCTGCAAGAGGGCGAAGTGACACGAGCCAAGAACCAGCTGCGGTCATCGCTGCTGATGAACTTGGAGAGCCGCATGGTGGAGCTAGAGGATCTCGGACGGTCTGTGCAGGTTCACAAGCGCAAGATTCCCGTGCGTGAGATGTGTCGACGGATCGAGGCGCTGAGCGTGCGGGACTTGCAGAGGGTGGCGAGCATGGTGATGGGCGGAGCGGTGAAGAATGCTGGGGGAGGTAGTGGTGCGCcgacggtggtggtgcaggAGGCGCAGGCGTATGGGGTGACGAGCCATACGATGACGTGGGATCAGATTCAGGATCGGATCGATGGGTGGAAGTTGGGGAGGAGGGCGTAA